From a region of the Vitis riparia cultivar Riparia Gloire de Montpellier isolate 1030 unplaced genomic scaffold, EGFV_Vit.rip_1.0 scaffold541_pilon_pilon, whole genome shotgun sequence genome:
- the LOC117910026 gene encoding rust resistance kinase Lr10-like gives MMILKVILGFLHFTFGIFIIFIVYRSNKLKREHRINVQKFLEDYRALKPSRYSYADIKKITNNFKDKLGQGGYGTVYKGKLSNEIFVAVKILDDFKGNGEEFINEVRTMGTIHHVNVVRLLGFCADGYKRALICEFLPNESLDKFIFSAFGNNYSLGWHKLQDIAIGIAKGIEYLHQGCDQRILHLDIKPHNILLDHNFNPKISDFGLAKLCSKEQSAVSMTAARGTMGYIAPEMLSRNFGNVSYKSDVYSFGMLLIEMVGGRKNIDATVENTSQAYFPEWLYNHLDQEQEVHIRIEDESDIKIAKKLSIIGLWCIQWYPIDRPSMKIVVGMLEGEEGNLVMPPNPFTSMGQTRTSVRRRKTSIQPELTVISEIE, from the exons ATGATGATTCTTa AAGTAATCCTTGGTTTCCTTCATTTCACTTTCGGAATCTTTATAATCTTTATTGTCTATCGCTCTAATAAGTTGAAAAGAGAGCATAGAATAAATGTTCAAAAATTTTTGGAAGATTATAGAGCTCTCAAGCCCTCAAGGTACTCCTATGCTGATATTAAAAAGATCACAAATAATTTCAAGGACAAACTAGGTCAAGGAGGCTACGGGACCGTTTATAAAGGAAAACTCTcgaatgaaatttttgttgcaGTGAAGATCCTTGATGATTTCAAAGGGAACGGGGAAGAGTTTATTAATGAAGTGAGAACAATGGGTACGATACATCATGTTAATGTGGTTCGCTTGCTTGGGTTTTGTGCAGATGGATATAAGCGAGCtttgatttgtgaatttttacCAAATGAGTCACTAGACAAGTTCATATTTTCAGCATTTGGTAATAATTATTCTTTGGGTTGGCATAAGCTTCAGGATATTGCTATTGGCATAGCTAAAGGTATTGAGTATCTTCACCAAGGTTGTGATCAAAGAATCCTTCATTTGGATATCAAACCTCATAATATTTTGCTTGATCATAACTTTAATCCAAAGATTTCTGATTTTGGTTTAGCAAAATTATGCTCTAAGGAGCAAAGTGCAGTATCTATGACAGCAGCAAGGGGGACCATGGGTTATATTGCACCAGAAATGTTATCAAGAAATTTTGGGAATGTGTCTTACAAGTcagatgtttatagttttggtaTGTTGTTGATTGAAATGGTAGGAGGAAGGAAGAATATTGATGCTACAGTAGAAAATACTAGTCAAGCATACTTCCCAGAATGGCTCTATAATCATTTGGATCAAGAGCAAGAGGTACACATTCGAATTGAGGACGAAAGTGATATTAAAATAGCAAAGAAACTAAGCATCATAGGGCTTTGGTGTATCCAATGGTATCCAATAGATCGTCCTTCCATGAAAATTGTGGTTGGAATGTTGGAAGGAGAAGAAGGCAATTTAGTTATGCCTCCTAATCCTTTTACCTCTATGGGACAAACAAGGACAAGTGTTAGAAGACGCAAAACATCTATCCAACCAGAGTTGACAGTCATATcagaaatagaataa
- the LOC117910027 gene encoding LEAF RUST 10 DISEASE-RESISTANCE LOCUS RECEPTOR-LIKE PROTEIN KINASE-like 2.3: MLREAQLVGVGLMTVVIHACFLSVCVAKHHKYQICSPSSCGDMRNISYPFRLQDDPPSCGYPEYELICENNRTMINLHGGKYNGKYLVTQINYQNYTIRVVDPGQKKDNCLISSPLHSIGAYYTEYQSPYYTEYQPPYYLPYKWSAAYSSPSESIFYTIVLMNCEQSIRDDNYIHIIPCNTRGSSSSSPTYAYAVVGEYVLVGDIPYSCTIGTSIIIQPLKSLPEPSNLSMSDLQNYMLLGLQLSFLRLFCDRQCEMKGQDCYYSYFTATAFQCKTPWNGLPNTAEKNWLWKFITNGLFLPFIRGLLSPYTLKFRGLQEELGNCNIYYICNTFMIGGWILRIIVIGRTMLGMLCLFAYLIYKFHRRHLSLDDSIEEFLRSHKNLQPIKYSYSDIKKMTHNFANKLGQGGFGSVYKGKLRSGRIVAVKVLVMSKANGQDFINEVATIGRIHHVNVVRLVGFCVQGSKWALIYDFMPNGSLDKFIFLKEENNTFLSWERLYKVALGVGRGIEYLHQGCDMQILHFDIKPHNILLDEDFTPKVSDFGLAKLYSTDESMVSLTAARGTLGYIAPELFYKNIGGVSYKADVYSFGMLLMEMVGRRKNVNANAAHSSQIYFPSWIYDRYDQGDNIDLGDATEDEKKLVRKMVIVALWCIQMKPIDRPSMSKALEMLEGEVELLEMPPKPTLYSEEMLVEDHMSNPIEAPISLCNSMGTFTLDGR, encoded by the exons ATGTTAAGGGAGGCACAACTCGTGGGAGTAGGCCTCATGACAGTAGTCATCCATGCCTGCTTCCTTTCAGTTTGTGTTGCTAAGCATCACAAGTACCAGATATGCAGCCCCTCTTCCTGCGGAGATATGAGGAACATTTCCTACCCTTTTCGATTACAAGACGATCCCCCCAGCTGCGGTTACCCTGAGTATGAATTGATTTGTGAAAACAATCGTACTATGATAAACCTTCATGGTGGGAAATACAATGGGAAATACTTAGTTACCCAGATCAACTACCAGAATTATACAATTCGGGTAGTGGATCCTGGGCAAAAGAAGGACAACTGTTTGATCTCCAGTCCTCTTCATTCCATTGGTGCATATTACACTGAATATCAATCTCCATATTACACTGAATATCAACCTCCATATTATTTGCCTTATAAATGGAGTGCTGCTTATTCTTCGCCTTCTGAAtcaatattctatacaatagtTTTGATGAACTGTGAGCAGTCAATCAGGGACGACAACTACATTCATATAATTCCATGCAACACTAGAGgctcttcctcttcctcaccAACATACGCTTATGCAGTTGTCGGAGAATATGTGTTGGTGGGAGATATTCCGTATTCATGCACCATCGGCACATCTATTATTATTCAACCGTTGAAGTCACTTCCAGAGCCCAGCAATCTTTCGATGTCAGATTTGCAAAATTATATGCTTCTGGGGCTTCAGCTTTCATTTTTGCGTCTCTTCTGCGACCGCCAATGCGAAATGAAAGGGCAAGATTGCTACTATTCATATTTCACTGCGACTGCCTTTCAATGCAAGACGCCATGGAACGGACTTCCCAACACTGCAGAGAAAAATT GGCTTTGGAAGTTTATAACCAATGGTTTATTCCTTCCCTTTATTA GGGGGTTACTTTCTCCCTACACCTTAAAATTTCGAG GACTTCAAGAAGAACTTGGTAATTGCAATATTTACTATATCTGCAACACCTTCATGATTG GCGGCTGGATACTGCGTATTATCG TCATAGGAAGGACTATGCTTGGGATGTTGTGCCTATTCGCCTATTTGATTTACAAGTTCCACCGAAGACATCTATCATTAGATGATAGTATTGAAGAATTCTTACGGAGTCACAAAAATCTCCAACCCATCAAGTACTCGTATTCAGACATAAAGAAGATGACTCATAACTTTGCGAATAAATTAGGTCAAGGAGGTTTTGGCTCTGTATATAAAGGAAAACTTCGAAGTGGTCGCATTGTAGCTGTGAAAGTGTTGGTCATGTCAAAAGCTAATGGACAAGATTTCATCAATGAGGTTGCAACAATAGGGAGAATTCATCATGTTAATGTGGTGAGACTGGTAGGATTTTGTGTACAGGGATCAAAATGGGCACTTATATATGACTTCATGCCCAATGGTTCTCTtgataagtttatttttcttaaagaagaaaataacacttttttgaGCTGGGAAAGGTTGTATAAGGTTGCACTTGGAGTGGGGCGTGGGATTGAATACTTACATCAAGGTTGTGACATGCAAATTCTACATTTTGATATCAAGCCACACAATATTCTTCTTGATGAAGACTTTACACCAAAAGTTTCAGATTTTGGCCTTGCAAAATTGTATTCAACGGATGAAAGTATGGTGTCTCTCACTGCTGCACGAGGAACATTGGGATATATTGCTCCAGAattgttctataaaaatattggaGGTGTCTCATACAAAGctgatgtttatagttttggaatgttgttaATGGAGATGGTGGGGAGAAGAAAGAATGTGAATGCAAATGCAGCGCACTCgagtcaaatatattttccatcATGGATTTATGATAGATATGATCAAGGGGATAACATAGACTTGGGAGATGCCACTGAAGATGAAAAGAAGCTTGTTAGGAAAATGGTGATAGTTGCACTATGGTGTATACAGATGAAGCCCATAGACCGTCCTTCAATGAGCAAAGCTTTAGAGATGTTGGAAGGAGAGGTTGAGCTATTAGAAATGCCTCCGAAGCCTACTCTATACTCTGAGGAAATGTTAGTTGAGGACCATATGAGCAATCCAATAGAAGCACCAATTTCCTTGTGCAATTCCATGGGTACATTTACATTAGATGGAAGGTAG